GTACTGCATGAAACTGTCGATCATGCCGATAATCGTTCCCAGCAAACCGAAAATGGGGGCCACTTGAGCGACCGCGTACAAGGCCCCCACCCGACGCTTGACTGGAGCGAGCTCTACCACCGCAGCCTCCCGAACCACTTCGCGGATCTCGGCGTTGCTCTCGCGAAAACTCATCAGACCAGCCTTCACCATGGAAGCGGCGGGACCCGGGGTGTCCTGGCAAATGGTTAGAGCTTCGATCAGTCGCCCTTTCCGAAGAGAATTCTCGATCCCCGACAGAAACTCCTTCGAGCGAATCTGATTACGGTGGAGAAACAAGGCTCGCTCCACAAAAACTACGAGGGCAACCAAGCTGAGAGCAAACAGAGGCCACATGACCAGCCCTCCCTGCCTAAACGTTTCGAACAACTCTAACTGAAGCGATTCCATCTATGATTCCAATTCCTAGAAAAAACGGTCCATTAACCCGGTGTAAGCAAATCAATTCGCCAAGGAAGCCCCTACCGAAGTCTCGAGCAATTGCAGCCGGTCCCTCGCGAGCTCCGCGCCATTGAGGCCGTGCTTAATTATCTCACGGTAAAACAGATTCGCCTTATCGATATCCCCCTCTTCACCGCTTAACTCAGCTAGGCTGAAAAGAGCGCGAGCGAGCCAGTACCGCCCCTTCGCATTCAACTCTCGGATCCTCAGTTCCTCGACAAGCATTTTGTCGTAAAGCACCCAAAAGATTTGCTTCGCCCTCAGAGCTTCGCCGCGGGAACGCCTGACTTGCCCCAGCTTGAACCCCGCTTCGATTCGCAGATCCAACGGAGCCTCCGGCAAATCCGCCAAATGCTCGAATCGCGAAATGGCCCCGTCGAATTTCACAGGATTACGATCAGCCTGAGCCAGTAGGGTTTCGGCCATGGACATTTGAGCCAAAAACCGATCGGGGCGGTCCGAGTATTCGTTTTCCAAACGGTAGTAGATTTGCTCCGCAGAACTGAACTTATTAAGGCGCCGCAGCAAGTCAGCCTGCATCAGACGAGCTCGGAACACGATATCGGAATCGGGATAGTCCGTCGCGATCCGCTGCAAAAGCTTAGTCGCCTCGTCCAAGTAAGCGTCTTGCCCGCGTTGTTCCGCATTCAAGGCAGCCTCAAACAAGGCCAACGGAGCCAGCCTGTGCTCACTGTAGCGGTCGGCCAGAGACACCAAAAGCTGCTGAGCCTCTACCGTGCGGTTGATCTTGGTGAGATAACGAGCCTCCGAGATGAAGGATAATAGCGACGCCTCTTTCCCGGGATACTCCGTCCGCAATTCCTTGAGGATCTCCACCGCTTCCTCGGGCTCTCCCAAGGCGAAATATGCTTCGGACAACGAAAGCTGGCTGCTCGCCAAAACCTTACCAAGCAAGTCTTCCTCTTCCTCGGTCCAAATTTCGCCATCAACAAAAGACTCTATCTCTCGCACCCAATCGATCGTGTACTCGGGATCTCCCGAGACCACCGACAAGCGTGCAGTCAGCCACAGGAGCCGAAGCTTGAGCAAACGGGTAGTCGACTCTGACAAGACCGCCTCTTGGGCACGGTCGTAGGCCTCTGATCCACGACCCTGTCGCCTCATCTCCCTCAACACAAGCCACTGGGCCTGCCAAATCATTTCAGATTCCGCCAAGGATCGGAGCCGATCATCGTCGACCGCTTCGATCGCCAGATCGAGCTGACCCGCTTTAAGCCGCGAGTAGATCAGCTGAAAAAACAAACGGCCACCTTGCCCGAGCGAGGTTACATTGGCCAAGGCAGTGGCGTAGGCTTCGGCGGCGTTACGGAAGTCATCCCGCGTATTCGAATGCAGCCCTGCATGGAGGTAACAATCCGCGATCAATGACGAAAGCCGGTAATCTGCCCTCAAGTCGGCATACTCCGTCCGCATCTGTTGGAGTCGACTGGCTGCAGTCCGGTAACGCTCTCGATTCCAAGACGAGGAAGCCTGCAGGGCCAACATTCCGCGGCGGTACGGAGAGCGCGGAAACCTTCTTTGCAATTCGGCGGCATCCTCCTCCGCTTCGACAAAGTCATCGTCCAGGAAGCGAAACACCGCTCGATAGTACAAAGCTTGGTCCAACAGCAAATGCTCCCGGCTCGCCCCTATCATTTGGTCTAATGTCTGACGGATGATATCCTGAGTTCCAGCCCCCTCGGTGCGGGCCTGACTAAAGGCCTGCTGCAGAGCGATGCTCATCAGGTCTGGGAAATCATTGGCAGAAATCAACTCCGTTAAAGCCTGCCTCCCCTCCGACCTTTCGAGGCCCGCCGCCATGGTCGCAAGCAACTGAAATTGGGCTTTCTCCAAGCCCATGCCTTCGGGGATTTCCATCAAACTCCTCGAGATCAGATCGATCGCCGCCTCCCGGTCTCCAGAGTCGTAGAGCAACGCTGCCAATTGCTGGGCATATACAAACCAAATTTCACGCCCCTCATTCTCGAGAAGCGCGCTTTGAAGTTGTGGAATGGTGGCAACCGAAGCGGCGCTAGAGTCCAACAAGCTACGAAAAATCAAATATCCAATCTGAGAGGATAATGCCGGAGAGGTGCCATATGCGGCTTTACGAGCTTCGGCAAAATGCTTCTGTGAATCGTCGAAATTACCGGCTGACAAATCCCCCCAACCAAGCAAAAACCAGTACCAAGCCCCTTCCCCTCCTTGCAGGCTTTCCATAGATACGTCAGCAAGGTTCGTCATTACGCCCGCGTCATCGCCCTCGGCATAAGCCATCATTGCTTCGCGGAGTGCGATGCGTTCCAAAGCTTGCCCTTCCGAGTACTCGCCAGCGAGCTCGAGCAGGCGAGCCCGAGCCTCTACCCATTGCGTGGTGGCCAACAGGGAATCCAAAACCACCAAAGAATTTTCGAAGGCCGCATCCTCTTCCTCCACATAAGACTCCGCTTCGACCGCGAGTTCGTAGCTCAGGTCATAAGCTCCCACAGCCAAAGCACGGCGAGCGCTTCCCGCTAGCCAGTAACCTTTCGCCAGAAGCGAAAGATCCTCTTCGATCGATTCGCTCTCTGAGAAGGGAGCCGGATCTTCCGCAACCGGGATCGCCAAATCCTCCGGCTCGATAGCCCTTAAGCCTATAGGGCCAGCCATAAGGCAAACTACGCTGAGTATGCAAAAACGCATTCGCTTCTCTAAGTCAGCAAAGACCAGACGAGGTTTCAGCCCAATGCCGAATACGGCAACGCTTAAATATGGCGAGAATCCGCCTCGTCCTTGACCGTATATCCGCTGTCCTGCCGCTGATGGTTCACCTTGTTCTTAGCAACATAGGCTTCATAGACATCATCCGCAGACATTCCCAAGGTTTGGGCTAGCGAAATCAGGAAGTGAAACAGGTCGATCACTTCAACCTTGGCGTTCTGCTTGTCAAATTCCTGGTACTTGGCCCACCACTTCCAAGGGACCGAATCGATCAGCTCAGCCATCTCTTGCTGCATGGCCCGCGAATAGTTTAAAACCCACTTCGTTTGCTCCTCCTCATCGATCTCCTTGAGATTCACGCCGATGCGCGCGTTGAGCTCTTCCTGCATTTCAAATATCCGCTGAAGCTTATCCATAAGGACCTGCTTGCTAGCCAGCATCCCGCCGTCACGCAAGGACCAAGGCATTTAAGTTTGAACTTTTCATTTCATTAGTAAAGTACCTCTCCCGCGGTATAGAAGGGCCCCCACCCAACGACTCGCCGGGTCCTCCGCATTTCTCACCGCGAGTCGCACGCCAGATCGATGACTAAATACCGACTGGCAAATGAGTAACACCATGTCACACACAGAAGAAAAAAACACTCCGTCGCAGCAGCCGGAGGCGCAAAACGATCCCGTCGCTGAATTCGCAGACGAACTCCATATCGTTGACGCCATGAAGCCCAGCGCTGCCCCGACGTCGAACAACAAGCCGCTCCGATACGGCACCCGTAGAAAAAAGGCCGGCGAAGCCGGGCCTGTCATCCAAAACCTCAGCTCATTCAGCGAAGCCGAAGAAGAAGAGATCGAAATGGACGATCTCCCAATCCGAGCCAACGCGCCGGAAGAGCTGATCGATACGAGACCTAACCCGAGCGAATCTCGCGAAGAGTCCGGCGAACGCCGTCCTCGCCGCAACGATCGCTCGCGCGGAGAGCGACGCGAACGCAAGCCACGTGAACGCGCTCCGAAAAAGACAAACGAAGCAGAAACGGCTGAAACCTCCGGTTCCGAAGAGATCGCGGAATCCGAGCGCCCCGCCCGCTTCGGCACCGTAGCTCCAACAGACTCGAGCTCGAAATCCGATGTGGTAGAATTCCGCCCATCTCGCGATGGACGCACCGCCAAGAAACGAGCTCGCAAGCCTCGCGAGGAAACAGCAACTGCCAAACCAAGCAGCAAAGCGACTCCGCCCAAGAAAAAAGGACTTCTTTCCAAAATCATCGCCTTCTTCACCGGCGGCGAAAAGGAAGAGGAAAGCAAGCCAAGTCGCGGTGGCAAGCGAGGTGGTCCCAACTCTCGCCGCGATCGCGAGCGCAGAGGACCTAAGAACCGCCAAAATCGTGAGGGCGAAAACAAGGACAGCGAAGGGGGAGAAAACCGCCGCCGCCGTCGTCGCCCACGCAACCGTAATCGCAAACCGCGCCCAGATGGCGAGAATGGCGAGCAAAAGCAACAAGGCGAACGCCAGAGCCGCGAAGGCGGTGGCAATCGCCGTCGACGCCCGCGTCGCCCACGTCGTGAGGGCGGCCCGAGAGGAGAAAGTTCCGCTCGAGCCGAAGGCCGTCGCGCCCGACAAGAAAGCGAAACCAAGTAACCGTTCGCGTTAAGAATCACCTCAAGCCCTGCAGCCAAAAGCTGCAGGGCTTTTTAGTACCTCGGCACTATCTTTAAGACATTCCGCCCAAAAAGATCCGCCCGGAATACACCCTAGTCTACCACCAACGTTTCGTATTCATCCTACTAATACACTACAAAAGCAGTACTAAAATAGGGATATTTCCTGCGTTTTTCTATCTCCTTCATCCTAAGGATCGAAGGTTACCCACCCAGATTTGTAATTATGATTCCCCTACAAAGATATGCCTTTGTAAAACAATTCTGAGGATGCCCGTCCTCTGTACACTAATACCTAAGCAGGACGAACTAGATGCCTACTAATATTCTCAAATAATCGTTCGTCATCAGCAACTTACGATTCCCGGCTGAACAACAAGCCAATATCCACCCTTCCCACGCTAAGCGCATGCCGCCCAACTCTATTAACAATCACCTTATCGGTATACCACGAATTGCCCGTCTATTTCGATTAGAGCCACGGGTATCGCTCCGCAGGCGAAAACACCGATTCAAACTATCCGAAGCACTTCGCAGGTCAGAAAGAGAGTTGGAGAAGTCGAATAAGTTGGTCCAAGACGTCTTCATAAGTCTGGGCGACCACTTCAAGCACCAGGTATTTTTGACTGACAAATTATTGGAACAAGGGAGAGCGATAACCTCACACCAAGATTCAGGTGAAAAATCCGGCATCTTTGACCAAGCCTTAGAACTCGTAACTAGCTCTATTGACTTCGCCGTCACTTCCTCCGCAAGCAACACCCGTCTCGTCGAGGCGTTCACTCGATATAGCGAGCAATACAATATCGTGAAAAAGGGCGAAGCCCAGCTAGCGAAAACTGTCGTCCCTCTCCAAATCATAGAACGCCTGTTCCGAATCGAGGCGTCCAACCTTCCCCAAGAGCTACAAAGCTCCTTCGATTCTCTATCAAAGGAGATAGCGAGTCTCCACGGTGAAATGCGACTAATTCTGGATGACCAATTCGCAGCCCTGCGCGCGACGGGGCAAAAGATCACAAGCGCAAAGTCTCAGCTCTCGGAACACTCTCGGCAATTGAGCGAACTCGTCGCGAAGACTCGGGTGGAAATTGATTCCACCCTCGTAAACATCCGAGAAAACATCGAGTTGAACCAGCTTCGAAATCAGAAGCTGTTAGAGATCACACATAAAATCTCCGTTCAAAACGAACAAGTTATGGTCGGGCTTCAGCAGCAGGACTTCATGAACCAACGCTGCCAACACGTGATTCAAGGAATCAATCGGATCATTGAAGGGCTGAACGACAAAAACGGCCTCTTGAATCAAACGGGCCTTAACGCCATAGCTCCCCTACTTTTTGTTGAAAGCAAGCAACTGCAATCTATTCAAACCGAGCTAGATGGTGCTTACGCATCAATAGAGCAAGGCTTCCAAAACACTTCCGACTTACTCGAGGGTTTCGGCGAAAAGCAGCTATCCCACGTCAACCTAGAGGAAACTAAAAATTCGATTACCGTCGTAGTTGATTCCCTATTACAGGCAATTGAACAAGCCAATCATCTAGCTAAAACAGCCGGAGAAGGTACATCTGCGATCTCACAAGCAGTTGACTCATTTAGCGGCACAGCAAGCGATGTAACTCGCAATCTGTTCACCATCGCTTCTGGGATTAAATTGATCGCCCTCAACGCACAAATCCAGGCCGCCAAAATGGGAGAAGGAACCGGACTCGAGGTTCTCTCAGGGCGTACTTGCGAGCTCTCATCTGAAACTGAGACGCATACCCGTCAAATAGGGAGCGAGCTTGAAAACCTTTCCAGCCTCTTGGAGTCAGTAATAAGCGAATGTTCCTCATTGCAGTCGGCATCCGCTCAGAAGTCAGGCTTCTTGCAAGCCAAAGGAGACAAAATCAGAGAAGGATTAAGTGGATACAGGCGACAAACCTCTGAATCTCTAAACGCTTTTTCTCAATCGCTAAAGGACAGCTACCAGAACGCTAAGAGAATGGTAGTTGCATCAAAACTACCGAGAGCTCCCCAAGAGACAATTTCACTTATACGAGCAAAGCTAGAGGAAGCCGAACTCTGCCTTCCGCAACGTTTGGGTAGTCTCAAGCCAAGCGGCATATCGCATACAGTCCAACATAACTATACCATGGAATCAGAACGGAAAGTGCATGAGGAAGCCTTGAAAATTTTCGAAAACCGAGAGTTGAAAAACCTGCAAGGGTTAAATCCAGCAACTCCTCCCGGGGATCTCCAAACATCATTCGCAGCAAGCAACAATATAGAACTCTTTTGAGGATGAAACAGAACCAAGAAGGCGATAACACCAGATACCAAACAGGAGAACACCTCATAGTAGAAGACGTTCTGGAAGCGAAAGAAAAGATACTAAAAGCGTTAGGCAGAAACTCTAAGCTCATCCTCGATCTATCGCAGCTAAATCAAGTCGATACCTTCGGTATACAACTTCTCGCGTCAGCTCTTAAATCAAGCTCCGCCGACTATATAAAAATCGAAAATCCAACCGAAGACTTTCGAGCGACCTGCCGCAAGGTCGGACTGTTCTCAATTTGTACAGAAACCCCTTAACAGCACGAAAATGAGCAAAACAATAATGACTGTAGACGACTCTCCCAGCGTCCGGCAAATGGTGGGACTTGCCCTCATGCAAGCCGGACACAAGGTCGTCGAAGCAGCAGATGGGCGACAGGCTTTAGAGAAGCTTAAGAGCAATCCCGTCAATATGGTCATCACTGACCTCAATATGCCGAATATGAACGGTATCGAGCTGATAAGAAACCTTCGAGCAAACCCAGCCTTCAAGTACACGCCAATCATAATGCTCACCACCGAAACACAGGCGGAGAAAAAAGCGGCAGGAAAGGCGGCTGGGGCCACAGGTTGGATCGTGAAGCCATTTTCCGGAGAGCAACTCCGTGGCGTAGTTACAAAGGTACTACGTTAGGCCAAAAAACGAAACACTACCCCATGAGAAAGATCGACCCCAGCGAAACGTTTCTTCAGGAAGCCGAGGAACTTCTGCTCGTCATAGAGGGAAGTGCCTTGGATTTGGCTAACGACGATAGCGACGAAGAAGCGATCAACCAGCTATTCCGAGCCTTTCACACCCTCAAAGGCTCAAGCGCCATGTTCGGCTTCGATAAGGTTTCCGGTTTCACCCATCACGTTGAATTCATTCTCGAGGAGGCGCGCGACGGCAAACTCAAGCTTAGCGATGAGTTGATTAATTTGATACTGGAATCAAAAGACCAAATAAAAGGCCTTCTAGAGGGCGAGGAATCGGAGGCCTGCAAACGTATTGTCGATCGGCTAAGAGCGATTCAAGGAAGCCCAGAGGACACCGCATCACCCGAAAATCTGGACAATGTCCCAACAGCAGCGAAAGCAGAACTAACCACCTACAGGATTGTTTTCAAACCATCGCCAGACATAGCTCTCAGTGGCCAAGACCCCGCTCACCTCCTCGAGGACCTCAGGGGACTTGGCGAATGTAATATTCAATCGGATACAGATAGCATTCCACCAATTGAAGAGATCACACCCGACATTTGCTACCTAGCTTGGACGATAGAGCTAACGACCGAGGTAGACGAGAACGCGATTCGAGATGTCTTTATTTTCGTAGAAGATGAAAGCCAGATTTCGATAGAAAAACTCGAGTCAAAAAATGTGCCCACCCCCCAAGATGAGTCGCCTGAAGAAAAAGCTGAGACAATCTCAGCAAAGAAACACTCCAGCCACCCACAATCCACAGTACGCGTACCATCCGAGAAACTGGATCGCCTAGTAAATTTAGTGGGAGAATTGGTGATGAACCAATCCCGGCTCACTCAAGTCGCAAGTTCCATAGAATCCAGTGAACTAGGAGTTCCGGTTGAGGAGATAGAGCGACTCGTATCCGAACTTCGTGACAGCGTTTTGGGAATTCGCATGATGCCCATCGGATCCACCTTCAATCGCTTTCGTCGCCTAGTACATGACCTATCCTGCGAGCTCGGTAAAAAGATAGACCTGACCACTGAGGGAGAGGAAACTGAGCTCGATAAGACCGTTTTGGACCAGTTAGGAGATCCACTCGTTCACCTAATCAGAAACAGTATCGACCATGGCATCGAATCTCCCGCGGAGCGAGTCGCCAACGGCAAAGAAGACACGGGAAACATCCGACTCGCCGCAACACACGAGGGAGCTCACGTCGTAGTGACGATCGAAGACGACGGTCACGGAATCGACGAAGAACGCGTCCTGGAAAAAGCCCGCGAGCGAGGCTTGATTAACAACGACTCAAACCTTTCTAAAACAGAAATCTTCGACCTTATTTTCCAACCTGGTTTTTCGACTGCGAAAGACCTTACCAACGTATCCGGTCGAGGAGTGGGAATGGATGTCGTCAAACGGCAACTAGAAGGACTCGGGGGCTCGATAAAGATTACCAGCAATCAAGGTAAAGGTACCCGAATCGATCTGACTCTACCGCTTACCTTGGCCATTATCGACGGACTCCTCGTGGAGGTAGACGGGGATCGATTAATCATTCCCATGTCTGCGGTGACAGAGAATGTAGAGATAACGCCAACGGAACGTGCTGCGGATAATGGCCGAAACATCGTCAATGTGCGCGGAGAGCAGGTTCCTTACATTCGCCTGAGAAATCTCTTCAACAGACCCGAAAACGGACCGGCTATCGAAAAGGTAGTCATCGCCAATCACGAACGCCAAAGGATCGGCTTTGTCGTGGATCGAGTCCTCGGCAGTCACCAAACAGTAATCCAATCGCTGGGTAAATTGTATGATGATATCGAAGTCGTATCCGGTTCCACTATCATGGGGGACGGTAGCGTCGCCCTGATCGTAGATGTAGCCGGCATCATACGGTACGACACGAAAACTTTTCGTCCGGAACAATCGCGAAGACCAAGTCCGGATCAGCCACACCCCGACCAGCTCCTCCACAACTAGAGGAAGCTAGAAAAACAAACGTACCAGGAACCCATGAGTATCGAATCAAAAGAACCCACTCAGTACATCACCTTTAAGCTGGGGGACGAAATCTTCGCGATCAACGTTTCCCAAGTCAGAGAGGTACTGGACCTAACAAAAATAACCCGCGTCCCCACTGCCCCGCCCTATATGAGAGGCGTGGTAAACGTCCGAGGAGCCGCTATCCCAGTCGTCGACCTCAGGCTCAAATTCGGGCTCCCGCAAGCCGAGAATACCGTCAATAGCCGCATCCTCGTTCTAGAGTTAGAGCTCGATGGAGAGACCTGCGTCCTAGGCGGCATCGCCGACAGCGTGCACGAAGTCATCGAACTTGAGGAAGACCAAGTCAAAGCGCCTCCATCCATCGCCATGCGCTGGAGGAGTGAGTTCATCCGCGGCATGGGCAAGCGAGACGAGCAATTCATCATTCTGCTCGATATCGACGCAGTCTTCGCCTGCGACGAGGCCATTATAGCTGATGCCGCCAAGGAAGCCCGTCAACTGGCCTCCGCCACGGAGTAGCACTCTCACCACACCTCTAAAGAAAACAATATCTCCCCCCATTAACAATGAGCTTAAAAGATAAAATAAACGACCTCCCGATCGGCAAAAAGATCGGATACGGATTCGCCAGCGTGATGCTAGTCTTCATCGCGACCGGCGGGTATTCGATTCTCAACATGAGAAGCAATGCCACCGAATCCAAGCACCTCGCAGAAGAATTCGTTCCCGAACTCAACCTCTCAATCGCTCTTAGCGCTGAAATGGCAGAGGCAAACCTCAATACCCGAAGCTACGCCACCACCGGCAAGCCCGAATACCTCAAGCTCGCATATGAATCTATCTCAAAGCTAGAGGAAACGCTTGAGGAAACCGAGGAGCTCGCCGCTAGGGCCACGCAACTTCAGAAGCTAAAGAAGAGCATCACCGAAGCTCCCCAGCTACTCAAAGAATTCGAGGACGGACTTGAGGGTATAGACAAGGCAAATGCAGAGTTGGATAAATACTACAACACTGCTGCTGGTGACGGAAAAATCGCTACACAAGGCATAAACGATATTATAGATGGCCAATACGCCAAAATGAATGCCGAACTGGAGAAAGGTGCTCCAACTTCCTCCCTACAAGAACGCCAATTCAAAATCTCAGAATTCAACAATATTCGCCTTCTGTTTCTAGGAGCGCGCATGGAGAATCTTCGTTCCATGGCTTTGGATGATGCGTCGATACTCGAACGTTCCTTGAACAATTTCGAGCGAATCGGACACATCGTTTCAGAAATCAGACCATTGCTAAGAGTCCAAGCCGATATTGATGAGCTCGAGAAAATCTCTTCGGCGTTCGACAACTACAACAAGACACTAATCAAGCAGGCCGAAAGTATGGAAGCCTTGAGCGAAGCGATACTCATGTGCTCCGAAGCAAGCGAAGCCTTTGAAGAATTCGCTGTCAGCCTGAGCGCAGCAGCGAAAGAGGAAGTCGCGACCACTTCATCCCACGCAGCGGCTCAACTATCGATGACCTCTATCTTCGCCCTGGTAGGCATCATAGCCTCCATCGCAATCGGAATTTTCGTATCAATTGGTATCACTCGCTTGGTTACAGTCCCCCTTTCTCTCGCTATGGAGTTAGTGAACAAAGTTTCCGAGGGCGACCTCACTCACTCCGCCGATGTTCGCTCTGACGACGAAATCGGACGAATGGTTCACTCCCTCAACAACATGGTTATCTCCATCCGCAAGGTCGTGGGAGAAGTCACGGTGGCCGCCGACAATGTAGCATCAGGAAGCGAAGAACTCAGCTCCTCCGCAGAAGAACTCTCCCAAGGCGCAGCAGAGCAAGCATCCTCTACCGAAGAGACAACTTCCTCCATGGAACAGATGACCTCTTCCATCCAGCAAAATTCGGACAACGCTCGCCAGACCGATCAGATCGCCTCCAAGGCAGCGGAAGACGCCGAGCGGAGCGGCCAATCCGTTAATCAGACAGTCGCCTCCATGCGTAACATCGCCGAGAAGATCTCCATCATTGAAGAGATCTCCCGAAAGACCGACCTACTCGCCCTCAACGCAGCCGTGGAAGCGGCTCGAGCAGGCGAACATGGCAAGGGCTTCGCTGTAGTTGCCAGCGAAGTACGCAAGCTGGCCGAACGCAGCCAGACCGCCGCGGCGGAGATCAGCAAGATCACCGGAGATGGGGTGGAAGTTGCGGAACAGGCGGGACAAATGCTCGCCGCCTTGGTGCCCGATATTCGTCGCACCGCTGAGCTAGTGCAGGAGATCAACGCCTCCAGCGCAGAACAGGCAACCGGAGCAAATCAGGTTAACAAAGCAATCCAGCAGCTCGACCAAGTCACACAGCAGAACTCCACTGCGTCTGAAGAAATGGCATCGACCGCTGAGGAACTCTCCAGCCAAGCTGAGCAGCTCCAATCCTCCATTGCCTTCTTCAGAGTAGATGAAAGTTCGAGCACTGGAAATATCGCCCAACGCAAGCCTCAACGGAAAAGCTCAGGCGCAGTAAACCGGGTCACCTCGGCAGGCGGATCAGCAAGGCATAAAGGGCTCGATTTAGCCCTGAACCGATCTGCATCGCCTAGAGGAGCTTCGATCTCATTAGAGGATAAGGGAGCGGACAATCTAGACTCCGACTTCCAGCCGTACTGATAAAACAGATACACAATATTTATCAGCAAGAATTCTCAGTGGGTTCTGAACGATAAAACGATTTCCGCGGTCCGGTTCGCCATTGGCTGGCCGGGCTGCGCATTAATCCAAGC
This genomic interval from Pelagicoccus albus contains the following:
- a CDS encoding MotA/TolQ/ExbB proton channel family protein, whose translation is MESLQLELFETFRQGGLVMWPLFALSLVALVVFVERALFLHRNQIRSKEFLSGIENSLRKGRLIEALTICQDTPGPAASMVKAGLMSFRESNAEIREVVREAAVVELAPVKRRVGALYAVAQVAPIFGLLGTIIGMIDSFMQYEQQGVYVHAGHLASGGWQALVSTATGLALAAAAIMAHHFLVGRIRTVVLEMEWLAQELVVIFTRVKGREDLVGLAESQEGGDDAEAGSGVAKES
- a CDS encoding tetratricopeptide repeat protein yields the protein MAGPIGLRAIEPEDLAIPVAEDPAPFSESESIEEDLSLLAKGYWLAGSARRALAVGAYDLSYELAVEAESYVEEEDAAFENSLVVLDSLLATTQWVEARARLLELAGEYSEGQALERIALREAMMAYAEGDDAGVMTNLADVSMESLQGGEGAWYWFLLGWGDLSAGNFDDSQKHFAEARKAAYGTSPALSSQIGYLIFRSLLDSSAASVATIPQLQSALLENEGREIWFVYAQQLAALLYDSGDREAAIDLISRSLMEIPEGMGLEKAQFQLLATMAAGLERSEGRQALTELISANDFPDLMSIALQQAFSQARTEGAGTQDIIRQTLDQMIGASREHLLLDQALYYRAVFRFLDDDFVEAEEDAAELQRRFPRSPYRRGMLALQASSSWNRERYRTAASRLQQMRTEYADLRADYRLSSLIADCYLHAGLHSNTRDDFRNAAEAYATALANVTSLGQGGRLFFQLIYSRLKAGQLDLAIEAVDDDRLRSLAESEMIWQAQWLVLREMRRQGRGSEAYDRAQEAVLSESTTRLLKLRLLWLTARLSVVSGDPEYTIDWVREIESFVDGEIWTEEEEDLLGKVLASSQLSLSEAYFALGEPEEAVEILKELRTEYPGKEASLLSFISEARYLTKINRTVEAQQLLVSLADRYSEHRLAPLALFEAALNAEQRGQDAYLDEATKLLQRIATDYPDSDIVFRARLMQADLLRRLNKFSSAEQIYYRLENEYSDRPDRFLAQMSMAETLLAQADRNPVKFDGAISRFEHLADLPEAPLDLRIEAGFKLGQVRRSRGEALRAKQIFWVLYDKMLVEELRIRELNAKGRYWLARALFSLAELSGEEGDIDKANLFYREIIKHGLNGAELARDRLQLLETSVGASLAN
- a CDS encoding dUTP diphosphatase produces the protein MDKLQRIFEMQEELNARIGVNLKEIDEEEQTKWVLNYSRAMQQEMAELIDSVPWKWWAKYQEFDKQNAKVEVIDLFHFLISLAQTLGMSADDVYEAYVAKNKVNHQRQDSGYTVKDEADSRHI
- a CDS encoding methyl-accepting chemotaxis protein gives rise to the protein MTDKLLEQGRAITSHQDSGEKSGIFDQALELVTSSIDFAVTSSASNTRLVEAFTRYSEQYNIVKKGEAQLAKTVVPLQIIERLFRIEASNLPQELQSSFDSLSKEIASLHGEMRLILDDQFAALRATGQKITSAKSQLSEHSRQLSELVAKTRVEIDSTLVNIRENIELNQLRNQKLLEITHKISVQNEQVMVGLQQQDFMNQRCQHVIQGINRIIEGLNDKNGLLNQTGLNAIAPLLFVESKQLQSIQTELDGAYASIEQGFQNTSDLLEGFGEKQLSHVNLEETKNSITVVVDSLLQAIEQANHLAKTAGEGTSAISQAVDSFSGTASDVTRNLFTIASGIKLIALNAQIQAAKMGEGTGLEVLSGRTCELSSETETHTRQIGSELENLSSLLESVISECSSLQSASAQKSGFLQAKGDKIREGLSGYRRQTSESLNAFSQSLKDSYQNAKRMVVASKLPRAPQETISLIRAKLEEAELCLPQRLGSLKPSGISHTVQHNYTMESERKVHEEALKIFENRELKNLQGLNPATPPGDLQTSFAASNNIELF
- a CDS encoding STAS domain-containing protein, with protein sequence MKQNQEGDNTRYQTGEHLIVEDVLEAKEKILKALGRNSKLILDLSQLNQVDTFGIQLLASALKSSSADYIKIENPTEDFRATCRKVGLFSICTETP
- a CDS encoding response regulator; the protein is MSKTIMTVDDSPSVRQMVGLALMQAGHKVVEAADGRQALEKLKSNPVNMVITDLNMPNMNGIELIRNLRANPAFKYTPIIMLTTETQAEKKAAGKAAGATGWIVKPFSGEQLRGVVTKVLR
- a CDS encoding chemotaxis protein CheA: MRKIDPSETFLQEAEELLLVIEGSALDLANDDSDEEAINQLFRAFHTLKGSSAMFGFDKVSGFTHHVEFILEEARDGKLKLSDELINLILESKDQIKGLLEGEESEACKRIVDRLRAIQGSPEDTASPENLDNVPTAAKAELTTYRIVFKPSPDIALSGQDPAHLLEDLRGLGECNIQSDTDSIPPIEEITPDICYLAWTIELTTEVDENAIRDVFIFVEDESQISIEKLESKNVPTPQDESPEEKAETISAKKHSSHPQSTVRVPSEKLDRLVNLVGELVMNQSRLTQVASSIESSELGVPVEEIERLVSELRDSVLGIRMMPIGSTFNRFRRLVHDLSCELGKKIDLTTEGEETELDKTVLDQLGDPLVHLIRNSIDHGIESPAERVANGKEDTGNIRLAATHEGAHVVVTIEDDGHGIDEERVLEKARERGLINNDSNLSKTEIFDLIFQPGFSTAKDLTNVSGRGVGMDVVKRQLEGLGGSIKITSNQGKGTRIDLTLPLTLAIIDGLLVEVDGDRLIIPMSAVTENVEITPTERAADNGRNIVNVRGEQVPYIRLRNLFNRPENGPAIEKVVIANHERQRIGFVVDRVLGSHQTVIQSLGKLYDDIEVVSGSTIMGDGSVALIVDVAGIIRYDTKTFRPEQSRRPSPDQPHPDQLLHN
- a CDS encoding chemotaxis protein CheW, whose protein sequence is MSIESKEPTQYITFKLGDEIFAINVSQVREVLDLTKITRVPTAPPYMRGVVNVRGAAIPVVDLRLKFGLPQAENTVNSRILVLELELDGETCVLGGIADSVHEVIELEEDQVKAPPSIAMRWRSEFIRGMGKRDEQFIILLDIDAVFACDEAIIADAAKEARQLASATE